A genomic region of Lachnoclostridium edouardi contains the following coding sequences:
- a CDS encoding flagellar biosynthesis protein FlgA, whose amino-acid sequence MRVVADINLENAKAAYNKAGIPEELQVYCSEPLEAEEALAKGKYVYTDNSSLPGQIPSLDMICDSTGCPEQSAQYILEAIEHKKHVAVITKDCDACIGPILRKKADENNVVYTPVDGDQHGLLIQMYQWAKSIGLTVLCGGKATDGEFIYSREEGTVSIKTDKVVSYPFQTAVKISEQDRKYFEKIPEGCVSEYINRRQKALEALPPPGAYDLCEMTIAANYTGLSPQTDRLLHAPMRISEIPQVYGNISHGGLLEKDETLDLVTCLHEPADAGLGGGVFLVVRSDNEYSNEILATKGQITNHDKSATVIYRPYHLCGVETPVTLLTAGLLGLHTASDSYLPRYQLAKIAARPIFPGEVFGGDHCTALAGAIKPYALVKPGNYAEGHLLTGNKAKTYIPKGAVITYDMVEEPEHSVLWRLRREQDALFASPAE is encoded by the coding sequence CAAAAGGAAAATATGTGTACACAGACAACAGCAGCCTGCCCGGCCAAATTCCCTCCCTGGATATGATCTGCGACAGCACAGGCTGCCCGGAGCAGTCCGCCCAATATATTTTAGAGGCCATAGAACACAAAAAGCACGTGGCTGTAATTACAAAAGACTGCGACGCCTGCATAGGCCCTATTCTGAGGAAAAAGGCTGATGAGAACAACGTAGTTTATACTCCTGTGGACGGAGACCAGCACGGGCTTCTGATTCAAATGTACCAGTGGGCCAAATCTATTGGATTAACAGTTTTATGCGGGGGAAAGGCTACAGACGGGGAATTTATTTATAGTAGAGAAGAGGGTACAGTTTCTATAAAAACAGATAAGGTTGTTTCCTACCCGTTTCAGACAGCTGTGAAAATTTCTGAACAGGACAGAAAATATTTTGAAAAGATTCCTGAGGGCTGTGTTTCAGAGTATATCAACCGCCGGCAAAAGGCTTTAGAAGCACTTCCGCCTCCAGGGGCCTACGATTTGTGTGAAATGACTATCGCCGCCAATTACACTGGTTTGTCCCCGCAAACAGACAGGCTTCTTCACGCTCCTATGAGAATCTCTGAGATTCCACAGGTGTACGGAAATATTTCCCACGGAGGTTTATTAGAAAAAGATGAAACATTAGACCTGGTAACATGCCTCCATGAGCCTGCAGACGCCGGACTGGGAGGAGGCGTATTTTTAGTGGTGAGAAGCGATAACGAGTATTCAAATGAAATTCTGGCTACAAAGGGACAGATTACAAATCACGATAAAAGCGCCACTGTTATTTACCGGCCCTATCATTTATGCGGGGTGGAGACGCCTGTGACCCTTCTTACAGCCGGCCTTTTAGGCCTTCACACTGCCTCTGACAGCTACCTTCCCCGGTACCAGCTGGCAAAAATCGCGGCCCGTCCTATTTTCCCGGGAGAAGTTTTCGGCGGGGACCACTGCACTGCTTTGGCCGGCGCAATTAAGCCTTATGCTCTCGTAAAACCGGGCAACTATGCAGAAGGCCATCTTTTAACAGGAAACAAAGCCAAAACCTACATTCCTAAAGGAGCTGTGATTACTTATGATATGGTGGAGGAGCCAGAGCACTCTGTCTTATGGCGGCTGAGGCGGGAACAGGACGCACTTTTTGCCTCCCCCGCTGAATAA
- the rplL gene encoding 50S ribosomal protein L7/L12 — translation MAKLTTAEFIEAIKELSVLELNELVKACEEEFGVSAAAGVVVAAAGAGAAAEEEKTEFDVELTEVGANKVKVIKVVREVTGLGLKEAKEVVDGAPKVVKAGASKEEAEDIKTKLEAEGAKVTLK, via the coding sequence ATGGCAAAGTTAACAACCGCTGAGTTTATCGAAGCTATCAAGGAATTATCCGTATTAGAGTTAAATGAATTAGTAAAAGCATGTGAAGAAGAGTTTGGCGTATCTGCAGCAGCAGGCGTTGTAGTAGCAGCAGCAGGCGCTGGCGCAGCAGCTGAAGAAGAGAAGACAGAGTTTGATGTTGAGCTGACAGAGGTTGGCGCTAACAAGGTTAAAGTTATCAAGGTTGTTCGTGAAGTTACTGGCTTAGGCTTAAAGGAAGCTAAAGAAGTAGTTGACGGCGCACCAAAGGTAGTAAAAGCTGGCGCTTCCAAGGAAGAAGCAGAAGACATCAAGACAAAATTAGAAGCAGAAGGCGCAAAAGTTACTCTGAAATAA
- the rplJ gene encoding 50S ribosomal protein L10 — MAKVELKQPIVAEISELFNGAKSAVIVDYRGLTVEQDTALRKKLREAGVVYKVYKNTMIRFAAKGTEFEALEPHLEGPTALAVSKEDATAPARILAEFAKTADKLELKAGVVEGTYYDEKGIQVIATIPSREILLGKLLGSIQSPITNFARVLNQIAESKEA, encoded by the coding sequence ATGGCAAAAGTTGAATTAAAACAGCCGATTGTAGCTGAAATCTCTGAACTTTTCAACGGTGCAAAATCAGCAGTAATCGTAGATTACCGTGGATTGACTGTAGAACAGGATACTGCTCTGCGTAAAAAGTTAAGAGAAGCAGGAGTTGTATATAAAGTTTACAAAAATACAATGATCCGCTTTGCTGCAAAAGGAACAGAGTTCGAGGCTCTGGAGCCACATCTGGAAGGACCTACAGCTTTAGCTGTATCTAAGGAAGATGCAACAGCTCCTGCAAGAATTCTGGCTGAATTTGCAAAGACAGCTGACAAGCTGGAATTAAAGGCAGGCGTTGTAGAGGGAACATACTACGATGAGAAGGGAATTCAGGTTATCGCAACCATCCCATCCAGAGAGATCCTTCTTGGAAAATTGCTGGGAAGCATTCAGTCCCCAATTACCAACTTCGCTCGTGTGCTTAATCAGATTGCAGAATCTAAAGAAGCATAA
- the rplA gene encoding 50S ribosomal protein L1, whose translation MKRGKRYIEAAKTVDRTTLYDVTEAISLVKKNAVAKFDETIEAHIRTGCDGRHADQQIRGAVVLPHGTGKTVRILVFAKGPKADEAQAAGADYVGAEELIPRIQNEGWLDFDVVVATPDMMGVVGRLGRVLGPKGLMPNPKAGTVTMDVTKAINDIKAGKIEYRLDKTNIIHVPVGKASFTEEQLADNFQTLVDAIMKAKPSTVKGAYLKSVALTSTMGPGVKLNVAKLTN comes from the coding sequence ATGAAAAGAGGAAAAAGATATATTGAGGCTGCTAAAACAGTAGACCGTACAACTCTTTATGACGTAACAGAGGCAATCTCTCTTGTAAAGAAGAATGCCGTTGCTAAATTTGACGAGACTATTGAAGCTCATATCAGAACAGGATGTGACGGACGTCACGCTGACCAGCAGATCCGTGGTGCAGTTGTACTGCCTCATGGAACAGGTAAAACTGTAAGAATTCTTGTATTTGCAAAAGGACCTAAGGCTGACGAGGCTCAGGCAGCAGGCGCAGATTACGTAGGAGCAGAGGAATTAATTCCAAGAATCCAGAACGAAGGCTGGTTAGACTTTGATGTAGTTGTAGCTACACCGGACATGATGGGCGTTGTTGGACGTCTGGGACGTGTACTGGGACCAAAAGGCTTAATGCCAAACCCAAAAGCCGGTACTGTTACTATGGATGTAACAAAGGCAATTAACGATATCAAAGCTGGTAAGATTGAGTACAGACTTGACAAGACAAATATTATCCACGTGCCAGTTGGTAAAGCTTCTTTCACAGAAGAACAATTAGCGGACAACTTCCAGACGCTTGTTGATGCAATTATGAAGGCAAAACCAAGTACAGTTAAGGGCGCTTACTTAAAGAGCGTTGCTTTAACATCTACTATGGGACCTGGTGTAAAACTGAACGTTGCTAAGTTGACAAACTAA
- the rplK gene encoding 50S ribosomal protein L11, protein MAKKVTGYIKLQIPAGKATPAPPVGPALGQHGVNIVQFTKEFNARTADQGDLVIPVVITVYADRSFSFITKTPPAAVLLKKACKLKSGSATPNKTKVATISKEELQKIAELKMPDLNAASLEAAMSMIAGTARSMGITVAE, encoded by the coding sequence ATGGCAAAGAAAGTAACAGGTTATATTAAATTACAGATTCCTGCTGGAAAGGCTACACCAGCTCCACCAGTTGGTCCTGCTCTTGGACAGCACGGTGTAAACATTGTACAGTTTACAAAAGAATTCAATGCAAGAACAGCAGACCAGGGAGACTTAGTTATCCCGGTTGTTATTACTGTTTATGCTGACAGAAGTTTCAGCTTTATTACAAAGACTCCTCCAGCTGCTGTTTTGTTAAAGAAAGCTTGCAAGCTTAAATCTGGTTCTGCAACTCCAAACAAAACAAAAGTAGCTACTATTTCCAAGGAAGAACTTCAGAAGATCGCTGAACTGAAAATGCCAGACTTAAATGCAGCCAGCTTGGAAGCTGCTATGAGCATGATCGCAGGTACAGCAAGAAGTATGGGTATCACAGTAGCTGAATAA
- the nusG gene encoding transcription termination/antitermination protein NusG translates to MADAHWYVVHTYSGYENKVKVDIEKTIENRNLQDQILEVSVPLQPVVEIKNGVEKKADKKMFPGYVLIKMVMNDDTWYVVRNTRGVTGFVGPGSKPVPLTEEEIASLGFQAPEVSVDYEVGDVIVVIAGAWKDTVGAIKSINEAKKSITISVEMFGRETPVELNFTEVKKM, encoded by the coding sequence ATGGCAGACGCACATTGGTATGTAGTGCATACCTATTCAGGTTATGAGAACAAAGTAAAAGTGGACATTGAGAAGACCATTGAGAACAGAAATCTTCAGGATCAGATTCTGGAAGTTTCCGTTCCGCTGCAGCCTGTAGTTGAGATCAAAAACGGCGTGGAGAAAAAAGCAGACAAAAAAATGTTTCCAGGTTATGTTCTCATCAAAATGGTGATGAATGACGATACCTGGTACGTTGTAAGGAACACCCGCGGTGTGACAGGATTTGTCGGTCCGGGTTCCAAGCCAGTTCCTCTTACTGAGGAAGAAATTGCAAGCCTGGGCTTCCAGGCGCCAGAGGTGTCTGTAGACTATGAGGTAGGCGATGTAATCGTTGTAATCGCCGGAGCATGGAAGGACACAGTGGGAGCAATTAAGTCCATCAACGAGGCGAAGAAGTCTATTACAATCAGTGTTGAGATGTTTGGCCGTGAAACCCCGGTTGAACTGAATTTCACAGAAGTGAAGAAAATGTAA
- the secE gene encoding preprotein translocase subunit SecE — MGDTAKSSETPKKSFIKGLQSEFKKIIWPNQDTLKKQTIAVLISSVVLGLIIAILDFIIKFGLDRILVR; from the coding sequence ATGGGAGATACAGCAAAAAGCAGCGAGACTCCTAAAAAGAGTTTCATAAAGGGTTTGCAGTCCGAGTTTAAAAAAATTATCTGGCCAAATCAGGATACTTTGAAAAAACAGACGATTGCAGTTCTTATTTCATCTGTGGTTTTAGGCTTAATAATTGCAATCCTGGATTTCATTATTAAATTTGGCCTGGACCGTATCCTGGTTCGATAA
- the rpmG gene encoding 50S ribosomal protein L33, with translation MRTKITLACTECKQRNYNMTKDKKTHPDRMETKKYCRFCKTHTLHKETK, from the coding sequence GTGCGCACAAAGATTACACTGGCATGTACAGAATGCAAACAACGTAACTACAACATGACCAAGGATAAGAAGACTCATCCAGACAGGATGGAAACTAAAAAGTACTGCAGATTCTGTAAGACACATACTTTACACAAGGAAACTAAGTAA
- a CDS encoding GNAT family N-acetyltransferase yields MDIMIRKAEKRDIKELTYIYNYEVENGVATFDIYPKTEEERESWFMEHSSSVHPLLVAVKDGKVAGYASLSPYRDKEAYEATVELSVYIHSEYRKQGIAGKLMEAVLKEARENPKIHTVVSVITAGNEASIHLHERFGFQFCGRICQVGVKFGRYLDIDNFQLMV; encoded by the coding sequence ATGGATATAATGATCAGAAAAGCAGAAAAAAGAGACATAAAAGAGTTGACTTATATTTATAATTATGAAGTGGAAAACGGAGTGGCTACCTTTGACATTTATCCTAAAACAGAGGAGGAAAGAGAAAGCTGGTTTATGGAACACAGCTCATCTGTTCATCCTCTTCTTGTTGCAGTAAAGGATGGGAAGGTGGCAGGCTATGCCAGCTTATCTCCCTACCGGGATAAGGAGGCATATGAGGCCACAGTGGAATTATCTGTTTATATTCACTCAGAATACAGGAAGCAGGGGATTGCCGGAAAGCTGATGGAGGCTGTGCTGAAGGAAGCCAGGGAAAATCCTAAAATTCACACAGTGGTCTCTGTTATTACAGCAGGGAATGAGGCCAGCATTCACTTACATGAAAGATTTGGTTTTCAGTTCTGCGGAAGGATTTGTCAGGTGGGAGTAAAATTCGGAAGGTATTTAGATATTGATAATTTTCAGCTGATGGTATAG
- a CDS encoding response regulator transcription factor produces MLLKVLIAEDEEIIRKGLEFAINWLDYGCIIAGVAKDGEAGLEMIREQKPDIVLTDIRMPKMSGLEMIEKAQMEEKFYSIILTSYSEFNLAKQALKVGASDYLLKPVDEEELEAAIEKIKGKIESGRRMEKLQELSDKRALPGDGEWKIFTSAKNSMDPYVKGTYEIIKLHYTEKLSINSVAEELGISASFLSRRLKNSLNATFVDILNQYRIKKSLHLLNKGTMRVYEISDQLGFSEYKYFCSVFKKYTGISPTDFIKNGGNAVVQEK; encoded by the coding sequence ATGCTATTAAAGGTGTTAATTGCTGAGGATGAGGAGATTATCAGAAAAGGTCTGGAATTTGCTATTAACTGGTTAGACTACGGCTGTATTATAGCAGGGGTGGCAAAGGACGGGGAAGCGGGCCTTGAGATGATTCGTGAACAAAAGCCGGACATTGTGCTTACAGATATTAGAATGCCTAAAATGTCCGGGTTAGAGATGATAGAAAAAGCACAAATGGAAGAAAAGTTTTACAGCATTATTCTGACCAGCTATTCTGAATTTAATTTAGCCAAACAGGCGCTTAAAGTGGGGGCTTCTGATTATCTGCTAAAGCCTGTAGACGAGGAGGAGTTGGAGGCTGCTATAGAAAAAATTAAAGGGAAAATTGAAAGCGGCCGCAGAATGGAAAAGCTTCAGGAGCTTTCAGATAAAAGAGCTTTGCCTGGAGACGGGGAGTGGAAAATATTTACCAGCGCCAAAAACAGTATGGACCCTTATGTAAAGGGGACGTATGAAATTATAAAGCTGCACTATACAGAAAAACTTAGTATTAATTCAGTGGCGGAGGAACTGGGAATCAGCGCCAGCTTTCTCAGCAGAAGATTAAAAAACAGCTTAAACGCTACATTTGTAGATATTTTAAACCAGTACAGGATTAAAAAGTCTTTGCATCTGTTAAATAAAGGGACTATGAGAGTATATGAAATCTCTGATCAGCTGGGGTTTAGCGAGTACAAGTATTTTTGCAGCGTATTTAAAAAATACACGGGAATCAGCCCCACTGATTTTATAAAAAACGGGGGCAACGCCGTAGTTCAGGAAAAATAA
- a CDS encoding sensor histidine kinase, protein MNKNKQTSFKEEIRRSLVVHALAPCILSIVVLVLAFTVIGMGIITAKNKKSCREFSDFFSQVSEAYLKEADSIGESINLGEFQNSVSYRVDIVSEIYEFLNTQSLRGDYYLFDQNGDVVFSTGQDPIIIQYIQNRLSMICRDEDKTELRFMYDSYNLNRTSSPLYIAFRKISDENGQWGYGGFVISAGSFNDYLGNQELSIVITNGFYRIFSENGLAFENDRGKLDEKLRDGSGIKWHKGRCYYISSTQLKEKTEIIAFSDCTAFMQLIIISFAIVIVLSVTMVITIQISAKTISRDKTEMIGQLAQALGQVEKGDLDVTLDIQSNDEFEVISKSFNMMLGSLRHLISRHQQLAQENMTATVQAMESQFNPHFLFNTLESIRYMIKFEPKAAEKMIVSLARLLRYSIQHERDTVELREELEFVDRYLQIMLYRYGDRLKYKICIEQQDQLVTVPKMILQPLVENSIKYGFQEDNGLEIIIEGELLKDRLEIRIKDNGCGIEEGLLNSLRENLKSRLNRSEHIGLYNVHRRILLVYGVDWGIRLESRQGEGTTVFLTIPVNNNDPDEEFMIIRGE, encoded by the coding sequence ATGAACAAGAATAAACAGACAAGTTTTAAAGAAGAAATCCGAAGAAGTCTGGTTGTTCATGCGCTTGCACCCTGTATTTTATCTATTGTAGTGCTGGTGCTGGCGTTTACTGTAATCGGCATGGGCATCATTACAGCTAAAAATAAGAAATCCTGCAGAGAGTTTTCAGATTTCTTTTCTCAAGTGTCTGAGGCTTATTTAAAAGAGGCTGATTCTATAGGGGAAAGTATAAATTTAGGAGAATTTCAGAACTCTGTGTCTTATAGAGTGGATATTGTTTCAGAAATCTATGAATTTTTAAATACTCAAAGCCTAAGGGGAGATTATTATTTATTTGATCAAAACGGGGACGTAGTTTTTTCCACAGGGCAGGACCCTATTATTATTCAGTATATACAAAACAGGCTTTCCATGATCTGCAGGGATGAGGATAAAACAGAGCTGCGCTTTATGTATGACAGCTACAACTTAAACAGAACATCATCTCCTCTTTACATTGCCTTCAGAAAAATATCAGATGAAAATGGACAGTGGGGATATGGAGGATTTGTTATATCTGCCGGCAGCTTTAACGATTATTTAGGCAATCAGGAGCTGTCTATTGTTATTACCAATGGATTTTACCGCATTTTCTCAGAAAATGGCCTTGCCTTTGAAAATGACAGAGGCAAATTAGATGAAAAATTAAGAGACGGTTCAGGAATAAAATGGCATAAGGGGCGCTGCTATTATATAAGCAGCACACAGTTAAAGGAAAAAACAGAAATTATAGCTTTTTCTGATTGTACTGCGTTTATGCAGCTGATTATTATATCCTTTGCCATTGTAATAGTGCTTTCTGTCACCATGGTGATAACCATTCAAATCAGCGCTAAAACCATATCCAGGGATAAAACAGAGATGATAGGCCAGCTGGCCCAGGCTTTAGGCCAGGTGGAAAAAGGCGATCTGGACGTAACCTTAGACATTCAGAGCAATGATGAGTTTGAGGTAATCAGTAAATCATTTAATATGATGCTAGGCAGCCTGCGCCATTTAATCAGCCGCCACCAGCAGTTGGCTCAGGAAAATATGACGGCTACAGTTCAGGCTATGGAGTCCCAGTTTAATCCTCATTTTCTGTTTAATACATTAGAATCTATTCGATATATGATTAAATTTGAGCCTAAAGCGGCAGAAAAAATGATTGTAAGCTTAGCCAGGCTTTTGCGCTACAGCATTCAGCATGAAAGGGACACTGTAGAGTTAAGGGAAGAGCTGGAATTTGTGGACAGATATCTGCAGATTATGCTGTACCGTTACGGAGACAGATTGAAATATAAGATTTGCATAGAACAGCAGGACCAGCTGGTGACAGTGCCTAAAATGATTCTTCAGCCTTTAGTGGAAAATTCTATTAAATACGGATTCCAGGAAGACAACGGATTGGAAATTATAATTGAGGGAGAGCTTTTGAAGGACAGGCTGGAAATCCGGATAAAAGATAATGGATGCGGAATTGAGGAGGGGCTGTTAAATAGTCTGAGGGAAAATTTGAAATCCAGATTAAACAGGTCGGAACATATTGGACTGTACAATGTTCACCGGAGAATTCTTTTAGTCTACGGGGTGGACTGGGGAATCAGGCTGGAAAGCAGGCAGGGGGAGGGAACCACAGTGTTTCTCACTATTCCTGTAAATAATAATGACCCTGATGAGGAGTTTATGATAATTAGGGGGGAGTGA
- a CDS encoding ABC transporter permease gives MTNRKIKWDFWTIVTLAIICLFAVFLVYPLLSLFLSGFKDTETGAWTIANYTKFFQKKYYTSALLNSFKLTICVTAVAIILGGPLAYFMSFYKIKGKGILEILFIISMMSPNFIGAYSWILLLGRSGAVTQFLKNTFGIHMPSIYGFGGMLLVFALKLYPFIYMYVSGALKKIDVALSEAAESLGCGGMKKVFTVIMPLVTPTLVAAALLVFMNCMADFGTPALIGEGYRVMPTLVYSEFVGESGGSANFAASMATIMVMVTAIVFLAQKWYVNTKSFSMSSIRPIQPKAAGGIKGVLIHLYIYLLAGFSIIPQCMVVYTSFKATKLQVFVEGFSLESYQKVFSTAIQSIKNTYLYCLVAIVIIVVLGMLIAYLAVRRKSWLTNLIDTIAMFPYIVPGSVLGITLLIAFNHKPLMLAGTSIILIISLVIRRQAYTLRSSSAILYQISPSMEEAAISLGDSPARSFVKVTAKMMMPGVASGAILSWITLINELSSSVMLYTANTRTMSVAIYNEVIRASYGTAAALATMLTATTVISLLIFFKVSGSRDVTM, from the coding sequence ATGACCAATAGAAAAATTAAATGGGATTTCTGGACAATAGTAACCCTGGCTATTATCTGTCTGTTTGCAGTATTTTTAGTATATCCCCTTCTCAGCCTGTTTCTCAGCGGTTTTAAAGATACAGAGACAGGGGCCTGGACTATAGCCAATTATACTAAATTCTTCCAGAAAAAGTATTATACAAGCGCTTTGCTTAACTCTTTTAAGCTGACAATCTGCGTAACTGCCGTAGCAATCATTTTAGGCGGGCCTTTGGCATACTTTATGTCATTTTATAAAATTAAAGGTAAGGGGATTTTAGAGATTTTATTTATTATTTCTATGATGAGCCCTAACTTTATCGGAGCTTATTCCTGGATTCTTTTACTGGGAAGAAGCGGAGCAGTGACCCAGTTCTTAAAAAACACCTTTGGAATCCACATGCCGTCCATATACGGGTTTGGAGGTATGCTTCTGGTATTTGCCCTGAAGCTGTATCCCTTTATTTACATGTATGTGTCGGGAGCTTTAAAGAAAATTGACGTGGCTCTTTCTGAGGCGGCGGAAAGTCTGGGCTGCGGCGGAATGAAAAAGGTATTTACAGTTATTATGCCTTTAGTAACCCCCACTTTAGTAGCCGCAGCTTTGCTGGTATTTATGAACTGTATGGCAGACTTTGGAACACCGGCCTTAATCGGAGAAGGTTATCGTGTTATGCCTACCCTGGTATACTCAGAGTTTGTAGGAGAGTCAGGCGGTTCCGCTAACTTTGCAGCTTCCATGGCTACCATTATGGTAATGGTAACAGCTATTGTATTTTTGGCCCAGAAATGGTATGTAAATACAAAATCATTTTCCATGAGCTCTATCAGACCGATTCAGCCAAAGGCTGCAGGAGGAATAAAGGGAGTTTTAATCCACTTATACATTTACCTTTTAGCAGGATTTTCCATTATCCCTCAGTGTATGGTTGTGTATACCTCCTTTAAGGCTACAAAGCTTCAGGTTTTTGTGGAAGGCTTTTCTCTGGAAAGCTACCAGAAGGTTTTTTCCACAGCAATTCAGTCTATTAAAAATACATATTTATACTGTCTGGTTGCCATTGTGATTATTGTGGTGCTGGGTATGCTGATTGCTTATTTAGCAGTGCGGAGAAAAAGCTGGCTGACCAACCTGATTGACACTATTGCAATGTTCCCATACATTGTTCCAGGATCAGTTTTAGGTATTACTTTGCTGATTGCGTTTAATCATAAGCCTTTAATGTTGGCAGGTACGTCTATTATACTCATTATATCCCTGGTAATCAGAAGGCAGGCGTATACTTTGCGGTCCAGTTCAGCCATTCTTTACCAGATCAGCCCAAGTATGGAGGAGGCGGCTATCAGCCTAGGAGATTCTCCCGCCAGATCATTTGTAAAGGTAACGGCGAAAATGATGATGCCTGGAGTGGCCTCAGGAGCTATTTTAAGCTGGATTACACTGATTAATGAGTTAAGCTCCTCTGTAATGCTTTACACAGCCAACACCAGAACCATGTCAGTAGCGATCTATAATGAAGTAATCAGAGCCAGCTACGGAACAGCGGCGGCCCTGGCTACCATGCTGACGGCCACCACGGTTATTTCTCTTCTCATATTCTTTAAAGTATCAGGCAGCAGAGACGTAACCATGTAA
- a CDS encoding ABC transporter ATP-binding protein, whose amino-acid sequence MSVSIGIEKVVKKYGDLTIIPDLSAQIKNGEFFTLLGPSGCGKTTLLRMIAGFNSIEGGTISFDDQVINQIPAQKRNIGMVFQSYAIFPHLTVRQNVEYGLKIRKIPKDEMKKSVDDILQVVKIEEYQDRLPERLSGGQQQRVALARAIVIHPQVLLMDEPLSNLDAKLRIEMRSAIREVQKQVGITTVYVTHDQEEALAISDRIAVMKLGIIQQIGTPQDIYARPYNAFVSTFIGHSNLFYGTVKKSGDSVSLQFNGGYEVPMNNLDSRVQNGQKVIISVRPEEFSMNENGMECRIISRTFLGKYTNYFLEFPDKTVVEDQPSIEYSQDLGHVDRIFEVGETIRLRPNPNKINVFTEDMEESLIKDVKRYDQ is encoded by the coding sequence ATGAGCGTTTCAATAGGAATAGAGAAAGTAGTAAAAAAGTATGGGGATTTAACAATTATACCAGATTTGTCAGCTCAAATTAAAAACGGGGAATTTTTCACCCTTTTAGGGCCGTCTGGCTGCGGAAAAACCACTTTGCTTCGTATGATTGCAGGATTTAACAGTATTGAAGGAGGAACCATTTCCTTTGACGACCAGGTAATTAATCAGATTCCTGCCCAGAAAAGAAATATTGGTATGGTATTTCAAAGCTATGCCATCTTTCCTCATTTGACAGTGCGTCAAAATGTGGAATACGGACTGAAAATCAGAAAGATTCCTAAGGATGAGATGAAAAAAAGTGTGGACGATATTCTTCAGGTAGTTAAAATTGAGGAATATCAGGACAGACTTCCAGAAAGGCTGTCAGGCGGGCAGCAGCAGCGAGTTGCTCTGGCCAGGGCGATCGTTATTCATCCTCAGGTACTTTTAATGGATGAGCCGTTATCTAACCTGGATGCAAAGCTGAGAATCGAGATGAGAAGCGCCATCCGTGAAGTGCAGAAGCAGGTAGGCATTACAACTGTTTATGTAACTCACGATCAGGAGGAGGCTTTGGCTATTTCTGACAGAATTGCAGTTATGAAGCTGGGAATCATTCAGCAGATCGGAACGCCTCAGGATATTTACGCCCGTCCTTATAATGCATTTGTTTCCACCTTTATCGGGCACTCCAACTTATTTTACGGCACAGTTAAGAAATCCGGAGACAGCGTAAGCTTACAGTTTAATGGCGGATATGAGGTGCCTATGAACAATCTGGATTCCCGTGTGCAGAATGGACAAAAGGTAATTATTTCTGTCAGGCCAGAAGAATTCTCCATGAATGAAAATGGAATGGAATGCAGAATTATAAGCAGAACATTTTTAGGAAAATACACAAATTATTTTCTGGAGTTTCCTGACAAAACAGTTGTGGAGGATCAGCCAAGTATTGAGTACTCTCAGGATCTGGGGCATGTAGATAGAATATTTGAGGTGGGAGAAACTATCAGACTCAGACCCAATCCTAACAAGATTAATGTATTTACTGAGGATATGGAAGAAAGTCTGATAAAGGATGTGAAGAGATATGACCAATAG